Proteins from a single region of Gemmatimonadota bacterium:
- the aspS gene encoding aspartate--tRNA ligase encodes MLESLGDWKRTHNCGELRIENVGEEVCLMGWVGKRRDHGGVIFVDLRDRYGITQVVFRPDLEAETHAIAEQIRNEFVLAIKGRVEPRPEGMTNPKLPTGAIDIECSDLRLLNEADTPPFAIEPDIDVNEELRLRYRYLDLRRPDMQQALFLRHNAAQETRKYLIGQGFLEIETPFLMKSTPEGARDYLVPSRVQRGNFYALPQSPQTYKQLLMIAGYDRYFQIVRCFRDEDLRGDRQPEFTQIDIEMAFVTEADVMQLAEGLTRHLFEHVIGFDIPSPIPQMTYREAIDRFGTDRPDTRFGLEIVDIAKAALASEFRVFRSVIDSGGQVRAINAKGCANYSRKQIDDLTAFVATHGAKGLAWIKVTDQGFESSIVKFFPDQAQQMLRESLDAQTGDLLLFVADQPSVVANALGNLRLELAQQQDLLETGDFSFLWVTQFPLLEFDDAEKRYVACHHPFTSPMESDLNDLETAPGDVRARAYDLVLNGNEIAGGSIRIHHREIQERVFRMLGISESESREKFGFLLDAFRYGAPPHGGIAFGYDRLVALMAGKAFIRDVIPFPKTNTAASLMDGAPSIVDPAQLRELGLRLL; translated from the coding sequence ATGTTAGAGTCGCTCGGCGACTGGAAACGCACGCACAACTGCGGCGAATTGCGCATCGAAAATGTAGGCGAAGAAGTCTGCCTGATGGGTTGGGTTGGCAAAAGACGCGACCATGGAGGCGTCATATTTGTCGATTTGCGCGACCGCTACGGCATCACCCAGGTAGTCTTTCGGCCCGATCTCGAAGCAGAAACACACGCCATTGCAGAACAAATTCGCAACGAATTTGTCCTCGCAATAAAAGGCAGAGTTGAGCCGCGTCCGGAAGGCATGACAAATCCCAAATTGCCCACCGGTGCCATCGACATCGAATGTTCAGACCTGCGTCTTCTCAACGAAGCGGACACCCCGCCATTTGCCATAGAGCCCGACATCGACGTCAACGAAGAACTGCGCCTGCGCTATCGCTACCTCGACCTGCGCCGCCCCGATATGCAACAAGCCCTGTTCCTGAGACATAACGCCGCACAGGAAACGCGCAAATATTTGATTGGCCAGGGCTTTCTCGAAATCGAAACCCCCTTCCTCATGAAAAGCACGCCCGAAGGTGCCAGAGATTATCTCGTTCCTTCTCGCGTTCAAAGAGGCAACTTCTATGCCCTGCCCCAGTCACCACAAACCTACAAACAGTTGCTCATGATCGCCGGCTATGATCGCTACTTTCAAATCGTGCGCTGCTTCCGCGATGAAGACCTGAGGGGCGACCGGCAGCCCGAGTTTACCCAAATTGACATAGAAATGGCATTTGTCACAGAAGCCGATGTCATGCAACTCGCAGAAGGGCTTACGCGGCACTTGTTTGAGCATGTCATAGGCTTTGATATCCCCTCTCCCATACCGCAAATGACCTATCGCGAGGCGATTGACCGCTTTGGAACTGATCGTCCGGATACGCGCTTCGGCCTCGAAATTGTCGATATTGCAAAAGCTGCTCTCGCTTCGGAATTTCGGGTCTTTAGATCCGTAATTGATTCCGGTGGGCAAGTTCGCGCCATTAATGCCAAAGGATGCGCAAACTACTCGCGCAAACAAATCGATGACCTCACAGCCTTTGTTGCAACACACGGCGCAAAGGGACTCGCCTGGATTAAAGTGACCGACCAGGGGTTCGAATCATCAATTGTCAAGTTCTTCCCCGATCAAGCCCAACAAATGCTCAGAGAATCACTCGATGCACAGACGGGAGATCTGCTTTTATTTGTCGCGGATCAACCTTCTGTTGTCGCAAACGCACTGGGCAATCTGCGCTTAGAACTGGCGCAACAACAAGACCTCCTGGAGACCGGTGACTTTAGCTTTTTATGGGTGACGCAGTTCCCCCTTCTCGAATTTGATGACGCTGAAAAACGCTATGTCGCCTGTCACCATCCCTTCACTTCTCCTATGGAATCGGACCTCAATGATCTTGAAACAGCCCCGGGTGATGTTCGCGCCAGAGCTTATGATCTCGTTCTCAATGGCAACGAAATCGCTGGGGGAAGTATTCGTATCCACCACAGGGAAATCCAGGAGCGCGTATTCCGCATGTTGGGGATATCCGAAAGCGAATCGCGGGAAAAATTCGGCTTCTTACTCGACGCCTTTCGATACGGCGCGCCCCCCCATGGCGGCATCGCGTTTGGATACGACCGCCTCGTCGCCCTCATGGCCGGCAAAGCATTTATCCGCGATGTCATTCCATTTCCGAAAACCAATACAGCGGCATCGCTCATGGACGGGGCACCATCTATAGTAGATCCCGCCCAACTCCGCGAACTCGGTTTGCGATTATTGTAA
- the hisS gene encoding histidine--tRNA ligase: protein MPQLIPKVKGTRDFYPEDWAYQKWLCEKFIGVGNLFGYREYESTILEYMALYLGKSSEEIVTQQTFTLSDRDDKQLVMRPELTPTLARMVAQKEGELTFPIRWQSYGRFFRYERPQRGRGRSFFQWNIDALGSDSYLADAEIITIACTLFKHLGLSTQHATIRINDRQGLENLIARELALSPENIRPVLGAIDRIDKMPEEKFRTYLADDLDLSAHQIDTLYEILQTTDLTFSPWLQRIFEQLDKNDVRDFVRLDLKIVRGFDYYTRTVFEAWAKTSLRRALFGGGRYDNLTRQVGGKRQVPGVGFAVGDMAITELLKEIDIYPQLEMPGARVFITVFSEDLLSQSSSFAEKLRQKGIATELHLIPGQRLDRQFKYADRQNIPFAAVIGPDEASANTIVLKDLKTRAQQIFSQNDLCAIKTTLKNGITQA from the coding sequence ATGCCACAGTTAATTCCCAAAGTAAAAGGCACCCGCGATTTTTATCCCGAAGACTGGGCCTACCAGAAATGGCTCTGCGAGAAATTTATCGGTGTTGGCAACCTCTTCGGGTACAGGGAATACGAAAGCACAATACTCGAATACATGGCCCTCTACCTGGGCAAAAGCAGCGAAGAAATCGTCACACAGCAAACATTCACGCTATCTGACCGGGACGACAAACAACTCGTCATGCGCCCAGAACTCACCCCCACACTCGCGCGCATGGTCGCCCAAAAAGAAGGCGAACTCACCTTCCCTATCCGCTGGCAATCCTACGGCCGGTTCTTTCGCTACGAGCGCCCCCAACGCGGTCGTGGTCGTTCCTTTTTTCAATGGAATATCGACGCGCTCGGCAGCGATAGCTATCTGGCCGATGCCGAAATAATCACCATAGCTTGTACGCTATTCAAACATCTCGGTCTCAGTACCCAACACGCCACCATCAGAATCAACGACCGACAGGGCCTGGAAAATTTAATCGCCAGAGAACTGGCCCTATCACCCGAGAACATCAGACCGGTTTTGGGGGCCATTGATCGCATAGACAAAATGCCCGAGGAAAAATTCCGCACCTATTTGGCCGACGATCTGGATCTCAGCGCACATCAAATCGATACCCTCTACGAAATCCTTCAAACAACAGACCTGACGTTTTCCCCCTGGCTCCAGCGCATATTTGAGCAACTCGACAAAAATGATGTCAGAGACTTTGTAAGACTCGATCTCAAAATCGTACGCGGTTTTGACTACTACACGCGCACAGTATTTGAAGCCTGGGCTAAAACCTCATTGCGCCGCGCCCTCTTTGGAGGTGGTCGTTACGACAATCTCACACGTCAAGTAGGCGGCAAACGCCAGGTACCGGGTGTGGGATTTGCAGTCGGCGATATGGCTATCACCGAATTGCTAAAAGAAATAGACATTTATCCCCAACTCGAAATGCCCGGTGCCCGCGTCTTCATTACGGTATTTTCAGAAGACCTGCTCTCCCAATCGTCTTCTTTTGCTGAAAAACTTCGCCAGAAGGGTATCGCAACAGAATTGCACCTCATTCCGGGACAGCGTCTCGACAGACAATTCAAATATGCAGATCGTCAAAATATTCCCTTTGCAGCGGTTATTGGGCCAGATGAAGCATCTGCAAATACCATCGTCCTCAAAGACCTCAAAACGCGCGCACAACAAATTTTTTCACAAAACGACCTGTGCGCGATAAAAACAACGCTTAAAAACGGAATTACCCAAGCGTAG
- a CDS encoding LysM peptidoglycan-binding domain-containing protein, translating into MTGLKRFGFFLFCCAIALLVFPQKGIAQMEMTYDEYRMKLTEQEQRLAELKQALLECQTASNDLSSQISSLDTQISEIKRQVYSLVESNEAGVNEYIQELGRIEGRLMGLRSLAEDALFEVRDEIDQIEARVSELKADKRACFPAAQAKLASIDQLLEQVKARMPRKRIRQYSVVRGDNLWKIAKKDDIYGDPYLWPRIYVENRDKIKHPDIIYPKWVLNVPFGVDINQHLVMSGENLSSIAGKVYNDVTKWNRIYQANKTQIFDPSMIFPAQVFDIPAN; encoded by the coding sequence ATGACAGGTTTGAAGCGTTTCGGGTTTTTTCTCTTTTGTTGTGCAATCGCCCTTTTGGTTTTCCCTCAAAAGGGAATTGCCCAGATGGAGATGACCTATGACGAATACAGGATGAAACTCACTGAACAGGAGCAACGGCTTGCAGAACTTAAACAGGCTCTGCTTGAATGCCAAACTGCATCTAATGACCTTTCTAGCCAGATTTCGAGCCTGGATACCCAGATCAGTGAAATCAAACGGCAAGTCTATAGTCTTGTTGAATCCAATGAAGCAGGGGTCAACGAATACATACAAGAACTCGGCCGCATTGAAGGTCGCCTCATGGGCTTGCGCAGCCTGGCAGAAGATGCCCTTTTTGAAGTTCGAGATGAGATTGATCAAATAGAAGCCCGCGTATCAGAGCTTAAAGCAGACAAAAGAGCCTGTTTCCCAGCTGCACAGGCAAAACTGGCCAGTATTGATCAATTACTTGAGCAAGTCAAAGCGCGTATGCCTCGCAAGCGCATTCGGCAATATTCGGTTGTCAGAGGTGATAATCTCTGGAAAATCGCCAAAAAAGACGATATTTACGGCGATCCTTATCTCTGGCCCCGTATCTATGTTGAAAACCGGGATAAAATTAAACACCCCGATATAATTTATCCCAAGTGGGTTCTCAACGTTCCCTTTGGCGTCGATATTAATCAACATCTCGTGATGAGTGGCGAAAACCTCTCGTCTATTGCTGGTAAGGTGTACAATGATGTCACCAAATGGAATCGGATCTATCAGGCCAACAAAACACAGATCTTTGATCCGAGCATGATTTTCCCGGCTCAAGTATTTGATATTCCAGCAAACTGA
- a CDS encoding ribonuclease HII, whose protein sequence is MTVAQIRDHTKSANLPDEAYLRALEQDTRAGVRAIAEQIRKKQKAQARENARLEQMLTIEKKLRERGIQHIAGVDEAGRGPLAGPVVAAAVILPPDTLIPGLNDSKALSEKRRAELFETIHNIALAIGTGKASPREIDKYNIRNATHQAMCEALAALSTSPDRVLIDGNAIPGSPFPEQAVIGGDRKSLSIAAASVIAKVTRDRLMIDYHAQYPAYGFAGHKGYGSADHLAALQKHGPCPIHRRSFRGVIEARRSEDFKIFAKGIRTAMNLDQLQAIGKTIASASKHIPQDEVQILRLLFRKQRTRLQQSGPKGEQLAETFLKQKGYRIRGRGFRALGGEIDLIAVKNDILIFVEVKTATTSHFGQPEAWVTPAKQAQIIKIAKAYLRQRSAHAAPRFDVIAIDLTQSRPVIHHYENAFTA, encoded by the coding sequence ATGACCGTTGCGCAAATACGCGACCACACCAAATCTGCCAATCTTCCTGACGAAGCATACCTGCGCGCACTCGAACAGGACACCCGAGCCGGTGTTCGCGCAATCGCAGAACAGATAAGAAAAAAGCAAAAAGCACAGGCGCGTGAGAACGCGCGTCTCGAGCAAATGCTCACCATAGAAAAAAAACTCAGAGAACGGGGCATCCAGCACATCGCAGGCGTAGATGAAGCTGGGCGAGGTCCCCTCGCAGGTCCCGTTGTCGCCGCCGCGGTTATCCTGCCGCCAGATACACTCATCCCTGGCCTGAATGACTCCAAAGCACTATCCGAAAAACGCAGAGCAGAACTTTTTGAAACCATCCACAATATAGCCCTCGCCATTGGCACAGGCAAAGCGTCTCCACGAGAAATAGACAAATACAACATCCGCAACGCCACCCACCAGGCCATGTGCGAGGCACTCGCCGCCCTCAGCACCTCGCCAGACCGCGTGCTCATCGATGGCAATGCCATCCCGGGCAGCCCATTCCCCGAACAAGCGGTCATAGGCGGTGATCGTAAGTCGCTTTCTATAGCCGCCGCGTCTGTCATCGCCAAAGTAACGCGTGATCGCCTGATGATCGATTACCATGCGCAATACCCCGCATATGGCTTTGCCGGTCACAAAGGATACGGCAGCGCCGATCACCTCGCCGCCTTGCAAAAACACGGTCCCTGTCCTATCCACCGCCGATCTTTCCGGGGCGTCATTGAAGCCAGGCGCTCTGAAGACTTTAAAATTTTTGCCAAAGGCATTCGCACAGCGATGAACCTCGACCAACTCCAGGCCATAGGAAAAACCATTGCCAGTGCCAGCAAACACATCCCACAGGATGAGGTTCAGATCCTGCGCCTGCTATTTCGCAAACAACGCACCCGCCTGCAACAATCCGGTCCAAAAGGCGAACAATTGGCAGAAACATTTCTAAAACAAAAGGGATATCGCATTCGCGGGCGCGGATTTCGCGCCCTGGGCGGTGAAATTGACCTCATTGCGGTGAAAAACGACATTTTGATCTTCGTCGAGGTCAAAACCGCGACCACCTCGCATTTTGGGCAGCCAGAGGCCTGGGTGACGCCTGCCAAACAAGCGCAAATCATCAAAATCGCAAAAGCCTACCTAAGACAACGCTCTGCCCACGCGGCACCGAGATTTGACGTCATCGCCATTGACCTGACACAATCGCGTCCTGTCATCCACCACTACGAAAACGCTTTTACAGCTTAG